Proteins encoded in a region of the Heterodontus francisci isolate sHetFra1 chromosome 19, sHetFra1.hap1, whole genome shotgun sequence genome:
- the LOC137380353 gene encoding trichohyalin-like, whose amino-acid sequence MVSMEREHLVFTEREHMVFREREHMVFTEREHMVFREREHLVFTEREHMVSTEREHLVFTERENMVFREREHMVFTEREHMVFREREHMVFREREHMVFTEGEHMVFTEREHMVFREREHMVFTEREHMVSREGEHMVFTEREHMVFREREHMVFTEREHMVFREGEHMVFTEREHMVFREREHMVFTEREHMVFREGEHMVFREREHMVSMEREHMVFTEREHMVFTEREYMVFTEREHMVFTEREHMVFTEREHMVFREREHMVSTEREHMVFREREHMVFTERNHMVSMEREHLVFTEREHMVFREREHMVFTEREHMVFREGEHMVFREREHMVFTEREHMVSMEKEHMVFREREHMVFRERKHMVSTEREHMVFREREHMVFTEREHMVFREREHMVFREREHKVSTEREHMVFREREHMVVMEREHMVFREREHMVSIGMLEACGDRDASSTSRIKILNKCTFHLRFYWLCPSKKEEEAPVTLTEKYRETENIIVSTNFKKGRSHLTNLIEYFEEVTKRGDKDDVVDVIYL is encoded by the exons ATGGTGTCCATGGAGAGGGAACACCTGGTGTTCACGGAGAGAGAGCACATGGTGTTCAGGGAGAGGGAGCACATGGTATTCACGGAGAGGGAGCACATGGTATTCAGGGAGAGGGAGCACCTGGTGTTCACGGAGAGAGAGCACATGGTGTCCACGGAGAGGGAGCACCTGGTGTTCACGGAGAGAGAGAACATGGTGTTCAGGGAGAGGGAGCACATGGTATTCACGGagagggagcacatggtgttcagggagagggagcacatggtgttcagggagagggagcacatggtgttcACGGAGGGGGAGCACATGGTGTTCACGGAGAGAGAGCACATGGTGTTCAGGGAGAGGGAGCACATGGTATTCACGGAGAGGGAGCACATGGTGTCCAGGGAGGGGGAGCACATGGTGTTCACGGAGAGAGAGCACATGGTGTTCAGGGAGAGGGAGCACATGGTATTCACGGagagggagcacatggtgttcAGGGAGGGGGAGCACATGGTGTTCACGGAGAGAGAGCACATGGTGTTCAGGGAGAGGGAGCACATGGTATTCACGGagagggagcacatggtgttcAGGGAGGGGGAGCACATGGTGTTCAGGGAGAGGGAGCACATGGTGTCCATGGAGAGGGAGCACATGGTATTCACGGagagggagcacatggtgttcACGGAGAGGGAGTACATGGTGTTCACGGagagggagcacatggtgttcacggagagggagcacatggtgttcacggagagggagcacatggtgttcAGGGAGAGGGAGCACATGGTGTCCACGGagagggagcacatggtgttcagggagagggagcacatggtgttcACGGAGAGGAATCACATGGTgtccatggagagggagcacctggTGTTCACGGAGAGAGAGCACATGGTGTTCAGGGagagggagcacatggtgttcacggagagggagcacatggtgttcagggagggggagcacatggtgttcagagagagggagcacatggtgttcACGGAGAGGGAGCACATGGTGTCCATGGAGAAGGAGCACATGGTGTTCAGGGagagggagcacatggtgttcAGGGAGAGGAAGCACATGGTGTCCACGGAGAGGGAGCACATGGTATTCAGGGagagggagcacatggtgttcacggagagggagcacatggtgttcAGGGAGAGGGAGCACATGGTATTCAGGGAGAGGGAGCACAAGGTGTCCACGGagagggagcacatggtgttcAGGGAGAGGGAGCACATGGTGGTCATGGagagggagcacatggtgttcAGGGAGAGGGAACACATGGTGTCCATTGGAATGCTTGAGGCCTGTGGGGACCGGGATGCTTCATCAACATCCAGAATCAAAATTTTAAATAAATGTACATTTCACTTACGTTTTTATTGGCTGTGCCCCTCTAAGAAGGAAGAGGAAGCGCCCGTTACTTTAACTG AAAAATATcgagaaactgaaaatataatagtCAGCACCAATTTCAAAAAGGGAAGGTCACACTTAACCAATCTTATTGAatactttgaagaagtaacaaaaagAGGAGATAAGGACgatgtagtagatgtaatatatttgtaa